DNA sequence from the Magnetococcales bacterium genome:
AGCGAATCGCTCCAAGAATTCACTCCGCGGTGATATGGAACTGATCAGGATACTGCGCAATTGATGTCGTTGTAAATTTGCCGTGCCCAGGTACAGGTAGTCATACACTGAAAGCTGGGAGAGGGAATTTTCATCCAGGCTTTCGGTAATTTTCAACTCAGCCAGAATGTGATCTGCATCAAGGTCCCACAGTCCGTCTGCAAGGAGCAGACGTTGTTCGTCTGTCCGACCGCTCTTATTTTGCTGGATCAAAATCAGGTCCGCCTTGGGTGGAGCCGAAACGACCTGGACTTCTGACCGTACCTCAATGCCGACAGGTTCCAGAAGGGTTTTCAGTGTTTCGGCAACCAGACAGTGCCAGCAGATATTTTCGATATTTTTATCCAAGCCGCGCATTTCCCGTATTAATCACGTTGATTGATGATTGAGGGATTTGATACATCAAATGGCTCATTGGATTTGCAGAAATTCCGTCCGATTCTGTTCATCGCGCACTGTCGAAGGTAATACGCGGATCGACCAGGACATAGGTCAAATCGGTGATGAGCTTGGTCAGCAGTCCGAGAATTGTGTAAAAATAGAGCGTTGCCATGACCACGGGATAATCCCGATTGATGACCGATTCGTAACCGAGCAGGCCCAGGCCGTCCAGGGTGAAAATGGTTTCGATGAGCAGGCTGCCGCTGAAAAAGGCGGCCACGAAGGAGCCGGGAAAACCTGTGACCAGGGGGATCATGGCATTGCGGAAGACGTGGCGATACAGCACGTTGCGTTCGGACAATCCTTTGGCCCGGGCCGTGATGACGTATTGTTTGGATATTTCTTCCAGGAAACTGTTTTTGGTCAGCATGGTCATGACGGCGAAGGAACCCACCGAAGCGGCGGTGATGGGCAGGACCATGTGCCAAAGATAGTCGGTGATGCGGGCGGGCCAGGAGAGGGTTTGCCAGTTGTCCGAATAGAGGCCACGCAAGGGGAACACATCCCAAAAGCTTCCCCCCCCGAACAGGACGATCAACAAAATACCCAGGACAAAGCCCGGAATCGAATAACCCACCATGATCACGGTGGAGGTGGCAACGTCAAAGCGGCTGCCATGGTGGACGGCTTTGCGGATGCCCAGGGGGATGCTGACCAGATAGGTCAAAAAAAAGGTCCACATGCCCAGGGAGATCGACACCGGCAATTTGTCGATCACGAGATCCACCACGCGGCGGTGACGATAATAGGACTCGCCAAATTCAAAGCGGAGGTAATTCCACATCATGTGGACGAAGCGTTCCGGGGCGGGTCGGTCGAAGCCGTACAATTTTGTCAG
Encoded proteins:
- the yejB gene encoding microcin C ABC transporter permease YejB, producing the protein MTAYIIRRLLLMLPTLFGIMILTFAIIQFVPGGPVERMVSLLKNHPQGEVASSGRQGPYRGSEGVDPEQIRILTKLYGFDRPAPERFVHMMWNYLRFEFGESYYRHRRVVDLVIDKLPVSISLGMWTFFLTYLVSIPLGIRKAVHHGSRFDVATSTVIMVGYSIPGFVLGILLIVLFGGGSFWDVFPLRGLYSDNWQTLSWPARITDYLWHMVLPITAASVGSFAVMTMLTKNSFLEEISKQYVITARAKGLSERNVLYRHVFRNAMIPLVTGFPGSFVAAFFSGSLLIETIFTLDGLGLLGYESVINRDYPVVMATLYFYTILGLLTKLITDLTYVLVDPRITFDSAR